In Cicer arietinum cultivar CDC Frontier isolate Library 1 chromosome 7, Cicar.CDCFrontier_v2.0, whole genome shotgun sequence, a single window of DNA contains:
- the LOC101502711 gene encoding DNA replication complex GINS protein PSF2-like codes for MAGQSDHELSLFSAEELEFIAEDEIVDIVPNLKMDPLCLISGDFGPFTPQIVTQVPLWLAIALKKRGKCSICPPQWMTVEKLTQVLEVERDSQEMSEHLPFHYVEISRLLFDHARDNIPDAYMVRSLIEDIRDVRFHKVETDLEGFNGRTIAVKIKNLSAMEVNIVRPFIGRALQAFYKHDSSELIPDPERAPDRRPQVAHNAPRRQLRR; via the exons ATGGCTGGGCAATCGGACCATGAGCTCTCACTGTTTTCAGCAGAGGAG CTTGAGTTCATCGCTGAGGACGAGATTGTGGACATCGTGCCAAATCTCAAAATGGATCCACTCTGTCTCATCTCT GGAGATTTTGGCCCATTTACGCCACAAATTGTTACTCAAGTACCGCTTTGGTTGGCCATTGCTCTCAAGAAGAGAGGCAAGTGTTCCATTTGCCCTCCCCAATGGATGACTGTTG AGAAGTTGACTCAAGTGTTGGAGGTAGAGCGAGACTCTCAAGAGATGTCGGAACATTTGCCATTTCATTATGTAGAAATCTCAAGACTTCTTTTTGACCA tgcaCGTGACAACATCCCCGATGCATACATG GTGAGGTCTCTAATTGAGGACATCAGAGATGTAAGGTTTCATAAAGTTGAAACTGACTTGGAGGGATTCAATGGTCGTACAATAGCTGTGAAG ataaaaaatttatctgcAATGGAAGTGAACATTGTTCGCCCATTTATTGGAAGAGCTTTACAAGCATTCTACAAGCATGATAGTTCAGAGTTGATCCCAGACCCAGAGCGAGCTCCTGATAGACGGCCGCAAGTTGCCCACAATGCCCCAAGA AGGCAACTACGAAGATAA